The DNA region ACAGGTGGCGCCGCTTTTATAATCGCTCGCTGCTCTTTCGGTTAGCAAACCATCAAGCGTTATCATCATGACCAACATTATCATTATCAGcattatcatcatcagcatTATCATCAGACTCGAGTTGAAGCCAAGACACGAGCTCATAGAAATTCATCGTACCGCTTAAAACATTCGAACCTTTTTTTGGCACGATCCGAGCAAAAGTGTGGCGCTTGTGAAATAAACAATTTCCTTTATCGTAGGATACGATTGTTACACATAAATGTAACATGTCGCTGATTTAAATACAGCAGAGACAccttttgaattttttaagCTGACCATTAGGTAATCTGTGATGAATTCAAAGATTTTGGCACGCAAATACAGATGTCATGTTGTGTAATATTATggttttttgaaaaatgggTTCATAATCATTCGAATAATCCCTTTGTATGGACATCTAAAATGCAGATATTTGACGTGCAATTTATCTTTAAAAGAATCACTTTTCTAATAAATGATTATCTATAATATTAACTATTATGTTTGCGTAAAGTAACGtttaaacttaaatgaaaatcatcaaaataatttacataCAAAATAGTGAACAGGAACACCCTTTTATGCAAATAACCTAAAAGTGTGCCACCTAAAAATAAGTGGCACagtaaaaatcgaaaatcaatTTCGTAATCTGAAGAAAAgccaacaaaataataattgaaaaaactgcaaaatcaaaatcaaatccaGTGGGAGTGAATTCCAAGCAAAGCGTAGTTGAGTTCCGTACTGATTTCTTGTATCGAAATTTGACACAATACGCCGAACTATGTACGTGTCTTCGATTTGGCTTTCTTGTGCTCGGCCGCGTAAGAGTAATGGGCCTGCATACTAATAACCCCACAAAGATATTTTCATCGAGGCGTCAATAATGCAACTTCGACTGGTGGGAGGGCCAGGTGGGCTAGGTGTCTGAGGCCGGGCCGATATGGAAAGCGAGAAAGCTCGAGGGGCAACCCAGTTAACAGAGAGTGGGTAATGTCTTAGGATAGTAAATATGTTAGAAGACATTCGGGGGGTGAAAATACCATTAAATGAATCCTTAAGGATATTTTGTTAAGAATCAATCAACTTGTATAAGATAAATAAGATAAGATAGccattatatttttagtttagtttcgCCGTCTCCACTACTTGTAAAATATCCGTTAAAATACCAGTATATGTTTGGAATTAAATTAGTCCTTCTTAGGTACTATAGTTCAAAGGCAACTTGTAGCATGGTACTAGAGGTACTTAATATTCGTGACACTCGCCCACAGCGTTCTGgttttcttttcacttttttttggtGAAAAACTTTGGTCACTTGCTTTCCGTGGACTTGGCCCGTGGTTCGACTTTCGTTGCTCGCAGTGACGAGTGTCCAAAAACCGAGTTGTGCACTCCATAAACCAGCACGGGTCTCTTTGACGCTCTGGGGGAGCGGCAGTATAAAACCCGAACCAATCGGCGAATCATCCAACATTGTCGCCGCATCGACTCCACAGTGAACACTACGCGCTCTGGTAgtgttaataatatttaattgtaaattgttcGATTGGAAACATAATGGCTTTCCGCTCCACGTCCTTGCTCGCGTTTGGCTGTGCGCTGCTACTGGTGGTGGCCACCACATCCGTGTCCGGAGCTGCCATTGAGAACGCGGTGACCCCGCGGATCCACAGCTCCGACGAGCTGATCTCGACCATTGTGGATAAGTGCTTCCATGCCAATGCCATGCATTGCCTGAAGGAGAAGGTGCTCACCTACCTGGACACGGTGGCCAATGTGGAGGAGGAGGTCAGCGGACGCGCCCTGGGCGACGATGTCATCGATAAGGTCATTGTTGACCGACTGGGCCGTATTCTGAACACCAACGAGATGAGGTTGCAGCTGCCACAGACCTTCTTCGCTGGGTCCGTGGTTACCTATCGCTCGGATCGCGGCTTTGATCTGGAGTTGCCCAAGGATGAGGGTCAGTAGTTATGCTAAAGTCACCAAGACATCTATCTGTAAATTCTATGTAAATCCTTTAGGTCGCGCCGAGAAGAAGAACAAGGACAAGCTGTTCCTGCCCCTGTTACTGCTGATGAAGTTCAAGTTGAAGGTGATCATGCCCATCCTGCTGGCTTTGATCGGTCTGAAGGCCACTAAGGCTCTGATTCTGTCCAAGATCGCCATCAAGTTGGTGCTCGGCTTCCTGATCTACAACCTCATCCAGAAGTTGGGTGGTATGAAAATGAACATGGTGCCCATGCCCGCTCCAGTTCCGGCCAGCGAGTACGGAGTGCCCAgcaccaccgcctcctcctACGATCCCAGCAGCTGGGAGCCCATGAGCGGAGGTCCCTACGCCCGTTGGGACTCGCAGAACCTAGCCTACAGCTCGTACCACCCTAGCAGCTCATCCTCTTACTCCTCCGGATCCTCTTCGGGATCCTCGGGCTCTTCGTCCAGCTACAGCTCGTCCTCTTAAACAGGGCACGTCATGGGCCCAATTGTAAATACCAAGGAAATTTGCGATCCTTCCTGTGAGGGATTGCTGTCAGTCACACAGACCAAATGGAAACGGAACCTGCCCCAGGCCATAATTGTAGTCGCTAGGGTTAGGAACGCGAGTGTTTTAGCCATTCTTCAGCACTAACCCCAACATACCCACGTAGCCTGATTCTCCCCTCTTCTCCACCTACTTTCTCATCGAACCTTCGTCTTTTTGCCTTCGTTACTTTGTCACAAGTCggccaaaaaccaaactgaattgaattaatatttatttaatttattaaaaatgcaaaaattgaaaacatgcATCAAAGTTCTTAATTACGGAATTTCTAGGGGTGTGTTTGGGCAAGATTAATACTATCTTTTTCAGATACGAACATGGAATCATTCTTAAACTAAAGTGTTTATAGTTATCATTTATGAATTAACTCCTGACAGTCAGGACATTGGCCTGTTGGTTGGTACACAATAggatttaaaattaatgaattcaACTTATGAAGTGTTCTCGGAACTGCCATGTTAATGAGTCAGCGGCACGTACATGGCTTAATAGCATGTCAACTAAACGAGCTACTAACTGATATGTTTTCACAGGCCGCTAGCACGCAATTGGTAGTGAAGCATTTAGTGTTCTACGACACgacaatttatttttgtgaaGTTGTAAGGAAGTACCAAACTGCAAAGTGCATAAACTTAATGGAACTGACATCTGTGTTGGCTGCTTAATTGACCATGCAGAAAACATCTGTTAGATACAATAGGTATTTAAAGCCGACAAGCAAGCGATTTCAAGTCAGTAAAAGACTTTGCTTAACAATGTTGGCCAGCATATGGATCCTACTTTTCATGAGACTCGCGCCAAGCCTGAGCCTCAAATCAAACAGAGGACTTCATCAGTCGGATACGGAAGTGAGCAAGATAATGAGGTCCCTAGATGTGATACCAGATGTAATACACATCGGACCGCAGGAGTTTCTCAATGTGAGTAAAGCAAAACCACTTTAAAATAGAGAATGATCTTATAACGAAATAAtgtataaaaacttttaagaaACGTagattaattaaaaaaagtaaatgTTCATTTAAGAGATAATTGTCCGGTATTTATGAATGTCTGCTTAACTTTAGTTCAACCAAAGAAAGATGTGTCAATTGTATTTCtagaaaactattttaaatgcaaatatagtataatataatataactTATTATGAAATTGAACATCTATTCCTGTGGCTGCCACAATAGGTAACATACCATGGACGTGTAGCCGCACATTGTGGAAAGCTACTGGACCCCATGCAAGTGCGCGATGAACCTTCCGTGAAATGGCCCTCGGCACCGGAAAACTACTACGCCCTACTGTTGGTGGATCCGGACGTACCCAACGTCATAACACCCACGCACCGGGAGTTCCTGCACTGGATGGTGCTCAACATACCCGGCAATCTATTGGCTCTTGGCGATGTGCGCGTGGGTTACATGGGTGCCACTCCGCTGAAGGGGACCGGAACCCATCGGCTCGTCTTTCTGCTCTACAAGCAAAGGGATTACACCAAGTTTGACTTTCCGAAACTGCCGAAACACTCGGTTAAGGGACGCAGTGGATTTGAGACTAAACGGTTTGCTAAGAAATATAAGTTTGGGCATCCGGTTGCTGGCAACTTCTTTACATCCCAATGGAGCCACGATGTCCCATCCCTTATTAAAGTCATATCACACAATGCCCGCCAAGCCGCACTCTTTTAATTTCACAGGCTAGCTTCCCATTAAAATAATGCCAAACATAACTCAGAATAACATATTATGTATGTCCTACTATTGTTGTTAGTTCCAGTACAATTATATGGATATTTAGATCAGGCTTTTAATTATGCACCATAtgaattattatttgatttaacGATTTTATGAGTTTTATTGCTCTATTCTAGGAACTATCACCCCAGAAATATTTGAGTTAAACGTCGGCGGAAAATGAGCTTTAAAATACTTTCGAAACCTTGACATctcaaattttattttagttgttACCCACTAAGCTATAAAAATGTCCGAATCCACTGCGTGCTTTTCTAAGCACAAGATCGTGCCGGATATTTTGAAGACGTGTCCCACAAATTTGCTGACGGTAAGCGGATCCAAATAGCGACCATAATCGGTCATGCCATTT from Drosophila santomea strain STO CAGO 1482 chromosome 3R, Prin_Dsan_1.1, whole genome shotgun sequence includes:
- the LOC120452415 gene encoding uncharacterized protein LOC120452415, which encodes MAFRSTSLLAFGCALLLVVATTSVSGAAIENAVTPRIHSSDELISTIVDKCFHANAMHCLKEKVLTYLDTVANVEEEVSGRALGDDVIDKVIVDRLGRILNTNEMRLQLPQTFFAGSVVTYRSDRGFDLELPKDEGRAEKKNKDKLFLPLLLLMKFKLKVIMPILLALIGLKATKALILSKIAIKLVLGFLIYNLIQKLGGMKMNMVPMPAPVPASEYGVPSTTASSYDPSSWEPMSGGPYARWDSQNLAYSSYHPSSSSSYSSGSSSGSSGSSSSYSSSS
- the LOC120454056 gene encoding putative odorant-binding protein A5 → MLASIWILLFMRLAPSLSLKSNRGLHQSDTEVSKIMRSLDVIPDVIHIGPQEFLNVTYHGRVAAHCGKLLDPMQVRDEPSVKWPSAPENYYALLLVDPDVPNVITPTHREFLHWMVLNIPGNLLALGDVRVGYMGATPLKGTGTHRLVFLLYKQRDYTKFDFPKLPKHSVKGRSGFETKRFAKKYKFGHPVAGNFFTSQWSHDVPSLIKVISHNARQAALF